The following are encoded in a window of Megalobrama amblycephala isolate DHTTF-2021 linkage group LG19, ASM1881202v1, whole genome shotgun sequence genomic DNA:
- the cstf3 gene encoding cleavage stimulation factor subunit 3 isoform X2, giving the protein MSTETPLDQAAEYIPEKVKKAEKKLEENPYDLDAWSILIREAQNQPIDKARKTYERLVAQFPSSGRFWKLYIEAEIKAKNYDKVEKLFQRCLMKVLHIDLWKCYLSYVRETKGKLPSYKEKMAQAYDFALDKIGMEIMSYQIWVDYINFLKGVEAVGSYAENQRITAVRRVYQRGCVNPMINIEQLWRDYSKYEEGINVHLAKKMIEDRSRDYMNARRVAKEYETVMKGLDRNAPSVPPQNSPQEAQQVEMWKKYIQWEKSNPLRTEDQTLITKRVMFAYEQCLLVLGHHPDIWYEAAQYLEQSSKLLAEKGDMNNAKLFSDEAANIYERAIGTLLKKNMLLYFSFADYEESRMKHEKVHSIYNRLLAIEDIDPTLVYIQYMKFARRAEGIKSGRSIFKKAREDLRTRHHVYVTAALMEYYCSKDKSVAFKIFELGLKKYGDIPEYILAYIDYLSHLNEDNNTRVLFERVLTSGSLSPEKSGEIWARFLAFESNIGDLASILKVERRRFMAFKDEYEGKETALLVDRYKFMDLYPCSPSELKALGYKDVSRAKYAMIPEAVVTPSTPALKDEADRKPEYPKPDTSQMVPFQPRHLAPPGLHPVPGGVFPVPPTAVILMKLLPPPSCFTGPFVQVDELMDSLRRCVLPETVDAAVELITGKQLEMTSEGNGPVENHAVANKSLKRPNADSDEEEDKGSIAPPIHDIYRARQQKRIR; this is encoded by the exons ATGTCCACCGAGACTCCACTGGACCAG GCGGCAGAGTACATCCCAGAGAAGGTGAAGAAAGCAGAGAAGAAGTTGGAAGAAAATCCATATGACCTCGACGCTTGGAGCATACTGATTCGTGAAGCACAG AATCAACCCATAGACAAAGCAAGGAAGACATATGAGCGACTTGTCGCCCAGTTTCCCAGTTCGGGCAGATTCTGGAAGCTATACATTGAAGCTGag ATCAAGGCTAAAAACTATGACAAAGTTGAAAAG TTATTTCAGAGGTGCTTAATGAAGGTTCTGCACATTGACCTGTGGAAGTGCTACCTCTCATATGTCCGGGAAACCAAAGGAAAACTGCCCAGCTATAA GGAAAAGATGGCACAAGCTTATGATTTTGCTTTGGATAAGATTGGGATGGAGATTATGTCCTATCAG ATTTGGGTGGATTACATCAATTTCCTCAAAGGAGT AGAGGCCGTGGGGTCGTACGCTGAGAATCAGCGGATCACAGCCGTCAGACGCGTGTACCAGAGGGGCTGCGTCAACCCCATGATTAACATTGAGCAGCTATGGAGGGACTACAGTAAATATGAAGAG GGCATAAATGTGCACTTGGCCAAAAAGATGATTGAAGACCGGAGCAGAGACTACATGAACGCCAGGAGAGTTGCCAAG GAATATGAAACTGTGATGAAGGGTTTGGACCGGAACGCCCCCTCGGTGCCGCCCCAGAACTCCCCACAGGAGGCCCAGCAGGTGGAGATGTGGAAGAAATACATCCAATGGGAGAAAAGCAACCCACTGCGTACCGAAGATCAGACTCTCATCACCAAGAGAG TGATGTTCGCCTATGAGCAGTGCCTTTTGGTACTCGGGCATCACCCTGACATCTGGTACGAGGCGGCCCAGTACCTGGAACAGTCCAGCAAACTTCTGGCAGAAAAAGGG GATATGAACAATGCCAAGCTGTTCAGCGACGAGGCAGCTAACATCTACGAGCGTGCCATAGGAACTCTGCTCAAGAAGAACATGCTGCTGTATTTCTCTTTTGCAGACTATGAAGAG AGTCGCATGAAGCACGAGAAGGTTCATAGCATATACAACCGTCTCCTGGCGATAGAAGATATCGACCCTACTTTG gtttatatacagtacatgaaATTcgccagaagagctgaaggcatTAAGTCTGGCCGCTCCATCTTTAAGAAGGCCAGAGAGGATCTTCGCACACGGCATCATGTGTACGTCACTGCTGCTCTGATGGAATACTACTGCAGCAAG GACAAATCTGTGGCCTTTAAGATTTTTGAGCTTGGACTGAAGAAATACGGTGACATTCCTGAGTACATTTTGGCGTACATTGATTACCTCTCTCACCTAAACG AGGACAACAACACCAGAGTCCTGTTTGAGAGAGTCCTGACGTCCGGCAGTCTTTCCCCTGAGAAATCTGG GGAAATCTGGGCACGTTTCTTGGCCTTTGAGAGCAACATCGGGGATTTGGCCAGTATCCTGAAGGTGGAGCGAAGGCGTTTCATGGCCTTTAAAGATGAATATGAGGGAAAGGAGACGGCTTTACTGGTGGACAGATACAAGTTCATGGATTTGTATCCCTGCTCCCCCAGTGAGCTCAAAGCCCTTGGTTACAAG GATGTGTCTCGTGCCAAATACGCAATGATCCCGGAGGCGGTGGTCACTCCTTCTACTCCTGCGCTAAAAGACGAGGCCGACCGCAAACCTGAGTACCCCAAACCTGACACCAGCCAGATGGTTCCTTTCCAGCCGCGTCATCTGGCAC CTCCTGGACTacatcctgttcctggaggagTGTTTCCTGTCCCTCCCACTGCTGTCATCCTAATGAAGCTGCTGCCTCCTCCCAGCTGTTTTACA gGTCCCTTTGTACAAGTAGATGAGCTGATGGATTCTCTCAGAAGATGTGTATTGCCTGAGA CTGTAGATGCTGCTGTAGAGTTGATCACTGGGAAACAGTTAGAGATGACCAGCGAAGGAAACGGGCCTGTGGAAAACCACGCTGTTGCTAACAAGTCCTTGAAAAGGCCTAACGCGGATTCAGACGAGGAGGAAGACAAAGGATCCATCGCACCTCCCATCCACGACATCTATCGGGCGCGACAGCAGAAGAGGATCCGATGA
- the cstf3 gene encoding cleavage stimulation factor subunit 3 isoform X1, whose product MSTETPLDQAAEYIPEKVKKAEKKLEENPYDLDAWSILIREAQNQPIDKARKTYERLVAQFPSSGRFWKLYIEAEIKAKNYDKVEKLFQRCLMKVLHIDLWKCYLSYVRETKGKLPSYKEKMAQAYDFALDKIGMEIMSYQIWVDYINFLKGVEAVGSYAENQRITAVRRVYQRGCVNPMINIEQLWRDYSKYEEGINVHLAKKMIEDRSRDYMNARRVAKEYETVMKGLDRNAPSVPPQNSPQEAQQVEMWKKYIQWEKSNPLRTEDQTLITKRVMFAYEQCLLVLGHHPDIWYEAAQYLEQSSKLLAEKGDMNNAKLFSDEAANIYERAIGTLLKKNMLLYFSFADYEESRMKHEKVHSIYNRLLAIEDIDPTLVYIQYMKFARRAEGIKSGRSIFKKAREDLRTRHHVYVTAALMEYYCSKSILDDCYTSLMFEDKSVAFKIFELGLKKYGDIPEYILAYIDYLSHLNEDNNTRVLFERVLTSGSLSPEKSGEIWARFLAFESNIGDLASILKVERRRFMAFKDEYEGKETALLVDRYKFMDLYPCSPSELKALGYKDVSRAKYAMIPEAVVTPSTPALKDEADRKPEYPKPDTSQMVPFQPRHLAPPGLHPVPGGVFPVPPTAVILMKLLPPPSCFTGPFVQVDELMDSLRRCVLPETVDAAVELITGKQLEMTSEGNGPVENHAVANKSLKRPNADSDEEEDKGSIAPPIHDIYRARQQKRIR is encoded by the exons ATGTCCACCGAGACTCCACTGGACCAG GCGGCAGAGTACATCCCAGAGAAGGTGAAGAAAGCAGAGAAGAAGTTGGAAGAAAATCCATATGACCTCGACGCTTGGAGCATACTGATTCGTGAAGCACAG AATCAACCCATAGACAAAGCAAGGAAGACATATGAGCGACTTGTCGCCCAGTTTCCCAGTTCGGGCAGATTCTGGAAGCTATACATTGAAGCTGag ATCAAGGCTAAAAACTATGACAAAGTTGAAAAG TTATTTCAGAGGTGCTTAATGAAGGTTCTGCACATTGACCTGTGGAAGTGCTACCTCTCATATGTCCGGGAAACCAAAGGAAAACTGCCCAGCTATAA GGAAAAGATGGCACAAGCTTATGATTTTGCTTTGGATAAGATTGGGATGGAGATTATGTCCTATCAG ATTTGGGTGGATTACATCAATTTCCTCAAAGGAGT AGAGGCCGTGGGGTCGTACGCTGAGAATCAGCGGATCACAGCCGTCAGACGCGTGTACCAGAGGGGCTGCGTCAACCCCATGATTAACATTGAGCAGCTATGGAGGGACTACAGTAAATATGAAGAG GGCATAAATGTGCACTTGGCCAAAAAGATGATTGAAGACCGGAGCAGAGACTACATGAACGCCAGGAGAGTTGCCAAG GAATATGAAACTGTGATGAAGGGTTTGGACCGGAACGCCCCCTCGGTGCCGCCCCAGAACTCCCCACAGGAGGCCCAGCAGGTGGAGATGTGGAAGAAATACATCCAATGGGAGAAAAGCAACCCACTGCGTACCGAAGATCAGACTCTCATCACCAAGAGAG TGATGTTCGCCTATGAGCAGTGCCTTTTGGTACTCGGGCATCACCCTGACATCTGGTACGAGGCGGCCCAGTACCTGGAACAGTCCAGCAAACTTCTGGCAGAAAAAGGG GATATGAACAATGCCAAGCTGTTCAGCGACGAGGCAGCTAACATCTACGAGCGTGCCATAGGAACTCTGCTCAAGAAGAACATGCTGCTGTATTTCTCTTTTGCAGACTATGAAGAG AGTCGCATGAAGCACGAGAAGGTTCATAGCATATACAACCGTCTCCTGGCGATAGAAGATATCGACCCTACTTTG gtttatatacagtacatgaaATTcgccagaagagctgaaggcatTAAGTCTGGCCGCTCCATCTTTAAGAAGGCCAGAGAGGATCTTCGCACACGGCATCATGTGTACGTCACTGCTGCTCTGATGGAATACTACTGCAGCAAG AGCATCCTGGATGATTGTTACACCTCACTGATGTTCGAG GACAAATCTGTGGCCTTTAAGATTTTTGAGCTTGGACTGAAGAAATACGGTGACATTCCTGAGTACATTTTGGCGTACATTGATTACCTCTCTCACCTAAACG AGGACAACAACACCAGAGTCCTGTTTGAGAGAGTCCTGACGTCCGGCAGTCTTTCCCCTGAGAAATCTGG GGAAATCTGGGCACGTTTCTTGGCCTTTGAGAGCAACATCGGGGATTTGGCCAGTATCCTGAAGGTGGAGCGAAGGCGTTTCATGGCCTTTAAAGATGAATATGAGGGAAAGGAGACGGCTTTACTGGTGGACAGATACAAGTTCATGGATTTGTATCCCTGCTCCCCCAGTGAGCTCAAAGCCCTTGGTTACAAG GATGTGTCTCGTGCCAAATACGCAATGATCCCGGAGGCGGTGGTCACTCCTTCTACTCCTGCGCTAAAAGACGAGGCCGACCGCAAACCTGAGTACCCCAAACCTGACACCAGCCAGATGGTTCCTTTCCAGCCGCGTCATCTGGCAC CTCCTGGACTacatcctgttcctggaggagTGTTTCCTGTCCCTCCCACTGCTGTCATCCTAATGAAGCTGCTGCCTCCTCCCAGCTGTTTTACA gGTCCCTTTGTACAAGTAGATGAGCTGATGGATTCTCTCAGAAGATGTGTATTGCCTGAGA CTGTAGATGCTGCTGTAGAGTTGATCACTGGGAAACAGTTAGAGATGACCAGCGAAGGAAACGGGCCTGTGGAAAACCACGCTGTTGCTAACAAGTCCTTGAAAAGGCCTAACGCGGATTCAGACGAGGAGGAAGACAAAGGATCCATCGCACCTCCCATCCACGACATCTATCGGGCGCGACAGCAGAAGAGGATCCGATGA